A single genomic interval of Acidaminococcales bacterium harbors:
- a CDS encoding S41 family peptidase yields MFNKRQVFFGAIALTLTTFLLTAGAFMYFFHLVSGDAPSTVKFFRALRLIQKGYIGDAPSAKLFDGAIGGLVRSLDDPHSMYMSGEVFNQFMMATEGQFGGIGVIVGGKDGALTVVAPIEGTPGEAAGIKSGDRIVKIDGEETRNMPLDIAVGKIRGFKDTFVELELLTANNEERTMKIMRALIKVPTVSGKKIEDKIGYIRVAMFTERTYEEFLAQLGKLEKEGVNGIVLDLRNNPGGLLDASVRLAEHFVPRGPIVSIVDRSGNKKILESANANPKYKVAVLVNGGSASASEIVAGAVQDSKAGLIVGTATYGKASVQSIFSLDGDSAIKLTVAHYYTPAGRGINGVGIKPDVDLPRAENGDNQLDKAVEMLRLQLAGEGARKGDFQP; encoded by the coding sequence TTGTTTAACAAAAGGCAAGTTTTTTTCGGGGCCATAGCGCTCACGCTGACGACTTTTTTGCTGACCGCCGGCGCCTTTATGTATTTCTTTCACCTTGTTTCAGGCGACGCGCCATCCACGGTCAAATTTTTCCGCGCCCTGCGCTTGATCCAAAAAGGCTATATCGGCGACGCGCCATCGGCGAAATTGTTTGACGGCGCCATCGGCGGCTTGGTGCGCTCGCTGGACGATCCTCATTCCATGTACATGAGCGGCGAAGTTTTCAATCAATTCATGATGGCGACGGAAGGGCAGTTCGGCGGCATCGGCGTGATTGTCGGCGGGAAGGACGGGGCACTTACGGTCGTGGCCCCGATCGAAGGCACGCCGGGCGAAGCCGCCGGCATAAAGAGCGGCGACCGCATTGTCAAAATAGACGGGGAAGAAACGCGCAATATGCCTTTGGATATCGCTGTCGGCAAAATACGGGGCTTCAAGGACACTTTTGTGGAACTGGAACTGTTGACGGCAAACAACGAAGAACGCACCATGAAAATTATGCGCGCGCTCATAAAAGTGCCGACGGTCAGCGGCAAAAAAATCGAGGACAAGATCGGCTACATCCGCGTGGCCATGTTCACCGAACGTACCTATGAAGAATTTTTGGCTCAGCTCGGCAAATTGGAAAAGGAAGGCGTAAACGGCATAGTGCTTGACTTGCGCAACAACCCCGGCGGCTTGCTGGACGCCAGCGTGCGGCTGGCGGAACACTTTGTGCCGCGTGGGCCGATCGTGTCCATAGTCGACCGCAGCGGCAACAAAAAAATTCTGGAGTCGGCCAATGCAAACCCTAAATACAAAGTCGCGGTGCTGGTCAACGGAGGCAGCGCCAGCGCCTCCGAAATAGTGGCCGGCGCCGTCCAGGACAGCAAAGCGGGGCTTATCGTGGGCACGGCCACTTACGGCAAGGCCTCCGTGCAGAGCATCTTTAGCTTGGACGGCGACTCGGCGATCAAACTGACCGTCGCCCATTACTACACCCCGGCCGGGCGCGGGATAAACGGCGTTGGCATCAAGCCGGACGTTGACCTGCCGCGCGCGGAAAATGGCGACAACCAATTGGACAAAGCGGTCGAAATGCTGCGTCTCCAATTGGCGGGGGAAGGCGCCCGCAAAGGGGATTTTCAACCGTGA
- a CDS encoding peptidoglycan DD-metalloendopeptidase family protein encodes MFVEKKFYASAVIAALVFSFLQISALAQVSPEDQEKIRAKQEELEGIRNQIGDKKQAVDSTREKARTAYDELRVAERELAQAEGELLELQSSLNKVQAQMRDNEKFLQDSVKRLSDRTEAYNKRIRNIYMHGQVNYLDVLLGAHDFTDFTTRFQLLTRIIKNDINLIDAIKSDRQLVKKQQEGLLAGQEEIAKLRDRAAAKQQEIAGRRRQRRVAFDDAAAERNQAEREYNELMAISERITDMIRRLEADGQPIGKGTGSMNWPIRGSITSPYGWRIHPIFGSQKFHAGLDISANYGDLIKAADEGVVISAGWLGGYGYTVMIDHGGGIITLYAHNSELTVSVGETVLKGQTVALAGSTGYATGPHCHFEVRVHGKTANPLEYLP; translated from the coding sequence ATGTTTGTTGAGAAAAAATTTTACGCGTCCGCTGTCATTGCCGCCCTTGTTTTCAGCTTTTTGCAAATATCTGCCCTGGCGCAGGTGTCGCCTGAAGACCAGGAGAAGATACGGGCGAAGCAGGAAGAATTGGAAGGCATCCGAAACCAGATTGGCGATAAAAAGCAGGCGGTTGATTCCACCCGGGAAAAGGCCCGCACCGCCTATGACGAGCTGCGCGTGGCGGAAAGGGAGCTGGCCCAGGCGGAAGGGGAGCTGCTGGAATTGCAAAGCAGCCTGAACAAAGTACAGGCGCAGATGCGGGACAACGAAAAATTCCTGCAAGATTCCGTAAAACGGCTGTCGGACAGAACGGAGGCCTATAACAAGCGCATCCGCAACATTTACATGCACGGGCAGGTAAATTATCTTGACGTTTTGCTGGGCGCCCATGATTTCACTGATTTTACCACGCGCTTTCAATTGCTCACCCGTATAATAAAAAATGACATAAACCTTATCGACGCCATAAAAAGCGACCGGCAACTGGTGAAAAAACAACAGGAGGGTTTGCTGGCCGGCCAGGAAGAGATAGCCAAACTGCGCGACAGGGCGGCCGCCAAACAACAGGAAATAGCCGGCCGCCGCCGGCAGCGGCGCGTAGCCTTTGACGACGCCGCCGCCGAGCGCAACCAGGCCGAACGGGAATACAACGAATTAATGGCCATATCCGAACGCATAACCGATATGATCCGGCGGCTGGAAGCGGACGGTCAGCCGATCGGCAAAGGCACCGGTTCCATGAACTGGCCGATCCGCGGCTCTATAACATCCCCTTACGGCTGGCGCATACACCCGATCTTCGGTTCGCAGAAATTCCACGCCGGCCTTGATATATCGGCCAATTACGGCGACCTGATCAAGGCGGCCGATGAAGGGGTGGTCATCAGCGCCGGTTGGCTGGGCGGATACGGCTATACGGTCATGATCGATCACGGCGGGGGGATTATTACCCTTTACGCGCACAACTCCGAACTTACCGTCAGCGTGGGCGAAACGGTGCTGAAAGGCCAAACGGTCGCGCTGGCCGGCTCAACCGGCTACGCCACCGGGCCGCACTGCCATTTTGAAGTGCGCGTACACGGAAAGACCGCCAATCCGCTCGAGTATCTTCCGTAA
- the ftsX gene encoding permease-like cell division protein FtsX: MSLRTKEYFIREAILSIKRNRLMSVASISTVAISLLILGIFALMIINMNNMANILESQVQVTVYIKDGTDKEKMAGLGEEIKKLPGVAQVDFVGKDEALRRFAEQLGERKELLDSLGSNNPLPNAYEVRMDSPEQVKSAVSRISQLENVEETVFGQEVIEQLFSLTRILRVGGVVLIVFLALATLFIISNTIRITVFSRRKEVNIMKYVGATDWFIRWPFLLEGMLLGLAGSLLAVVLLAWLYGMITDQIHASLPFLPLVPKTPLLYYASFFLVIAGMGIGALGSSISLRKFLQV, encoded by the coding sequence ATGAGTCTTAGGACCAAGGAATATTTTATTCGCGAGGCAATTCTTTCAATCAAGCGCAACCGCCTGATGAGCGTCGCCTCCATTTCCACCGTTGCCATATCTTTGCTTATCCTGGGCATTTTCGCGCTCATGATCATAAACATGAACAACATGGCCAACATATTGGAATCGCAAGTACAGGTTACCGTCTACATCAAGGACGGCACGGACAAAGAAAAAATGGCCGGGCTGGGGGAAGAAATCAAAAAATTGCCGGGCGTCGCGCAGGTCGACTTTGTCGGCAAGGACGAAGCCCTCAGGCGTTTTGCCGAACAGTTGGGCGAGCGGAAAGAATTGCTGGACAGCCTCGGCAGCAACAACCCCTTGCCGAATGCCTATGAAGTGCGCATGGACAGTCCCGAGCAGGTAAAGTCGGCGGTAAGCCGGATCAGCCAGCTTGAAAATGTCGAGGAAACGGTGTTCGGGCAGGAAGTCATCGAGCAGTTGTTCAGCCTGACCCGCATCCTGCGGGTCGGCGGAGTTGTGTTAATTGTTTTCCTGGCGCTCGCGACGCTTTTCATCATCTCCAACACCATAAGGATAACGGTATTTTCCCGGCGCAAAGAAGTCAACATTATGAAATATGTCGGCGCCACCGATTGGTTCATCCGCTGGCCGTTTTTGCTGGAAGGCATGTTGCTGGGCCTGGCCGGGTCGCTGCTCGCCGTCGTTTTGCTGGCTTGGCTCTATGGCATGATCACTGATCAAATACACGCATCGCTGCCTTTTCTGCCGCTGGTGCCGAAGACGCCCCTCCTATACTATGCATCGTTCTTTCTGGTCATTGCCGGCATGGGCATCGGCGCTTTGGGCAGCAGCATCTCATTGCGCAAATTTTTGCAGGTTTGA
- the ftsE gene encoding cell division ATP-binding protein FtsE has translation MIIMSGVSKRYNSGLYALRDINIHIKKGDFVFIVGPSGAGKSTFIKMLFREVLPTSGNLFVNGLNVASMPEGEVPLLRRSLGIVFQDYRLLPDRTVHDNISFAMQVIEAPYRTIQKRVNAVLDMVGLRHKSRAYPREMAGGEQQRVAIARAIVNEPYLVIADEPTGNLDPENSREIMRIFQEINGDGTTIVMATHDKDIVNTMNKRVVAIEDGMIARDEVQGAYGYES, from the coding sequence ATGATAATCATGAGCGGCGTCAGCAAACGTTACAATAGCGGCCTTTACGCCTTGCGCGATATAAATATACATATAAAAAAGGGGGATTTCGTTTTTATCGTAGGCCCCAGCGGAGCCGGCAAATCAACTTTTATAAAAATGCTGTTCAGGGAAGTGCTGCCGACCAGCGGCAACCTGTTTGTCAACGGTCTTAACGTCGCCAGCATGCCGGAGGGAGAAGTCCCTTTGCTGCGCCGCTCCCTCGGGATTGTTTTTCAGGATTACCGCCTGTTGCCGGACAGGACGGTACACGACAATATATCGTTTGCCATGCAGGTGATAGAGGCGCCTTACCGGACAATACAAAAACGGGTGAACGCTGTGCTTGACATGGTGGGGCTAAGGCATAAATCGCGCGCCTACCCGCGCGAAATGGCCGGCGGCGAACAGCAGCGGGTGGCGATTGCCCGGGCGATTGTCAATGAGCCTTACTTAGTCATCGCCGACGAGCCGACAGGCAATCTCGACCCGGAGAACAGCCGCGAGATAATGCGCATCTTCCAAGAAATAAACGGCGATGGGACGACCATCGTCATGGCGACCCACGACAAAGACATAGTGAATACCATGAACAAAAGGGTCGTCGCCATCGAGGACGGCATGATTGCGAGAGACGAGGTACAAGGGGCATACGGCTATGAGTCTTAG
- the csaB gene encoding polysaccharide pyruvyl transferase CsaB: protein MKHKNILISGYYGFANAGDEAMLTAVIDALRGLTDSPAISVLSGNPAETAARHGVKAIHRFDPVSLFWAARKADIVLSGGGSLLQDVTSKRSLYYYLGVLQLAKLLNKPVMLYGQGIGPLRAAMARRLAGFVCRQADVIAVRDKQSLKELALLGVDEKKTFLTADPVMAMHPADKGSGRSILHEHGVEGGFLAGISAREWQGAARFKKELAGAADALVREYGAKIIFLPLQYPGDLMISKEIASLMAEKDSATVIEKRCGVNDFLSLVGNMDLLLGIRLHALIFGALMQVPVIGLSYDPKIDAFLESIGGQPAGDLARVTAEKIMDEARRAIADKSLAARRHELLGDLRAGAMKNAHLAVELLNGGRQLM from the coding sequence GTGAAACATAAGAACATTCTCATTTCCGGCTATTACGGCTTCGCCAACGCGGGCGATGAGGCCATGCTCACGGCGGTTATCGATGCCTTGCGCGGCTTGACGGACAGCCCCGCCATTTCCGTTCTTTCCGGCAATCCTGCGGAAACGGCCGCGCGCCACGGCGTCAAGGCGATACATCGGTTCGATCCGGTTTCCTTGTTTTGGGCGGCGAGAAAAGCCGATATCGTCCTCTCGGGCGGCGGCAGCCTTTTGCAGGATGTTACGAGCAAACGCAGCCTGTATTACTATCTCGGCGTCCTGCAATTGGCCAAACTTCTCAACAAGCCGGTCATGCTCTACGGGCAGGGAATCGGCCCTTTGCGCGCGGCTATGGCGCGCAGGCTGGCCGGGTTTGTCTGTCGCCAGGCCGACGTCATAGCCGTGCGCGACAAACAGTCGCTGAAAGAACTGGCGCTGCTCGGCGTTGACGAAAAGAAAACATTTCTGACCGCCGATCCGGTCATGGCCATGCATCCAGCCGACAAAGGGAGCGGACGCTCGATATTGCATGAACACGGCGTGGAAGGCGGCTTTTTGGCCGGCATATCGGCCAGGGAATGGCAAGGGGCGGCGCGCTTTAAGAAAGAACTGGCAGGGGCGGCCGATGCGCTTGTCCGGGAATACGGCGCCAAAATTATATTTTTGCCTTTGCAATATCCCGGCGATTTGATGATATCAAAAGAAATCGCTTCCCTGATGGCCGAAAAAGACAGCGCAACGGTGATTGAAAAAAGATGCGGCGTAAACGACTTTCTTTCGCTTGTCGGCAATATGGATCTGCTTTTGGGCATACGACTGCACGCGCTGATCTTCGGCGCGCTCATGCAGGTTCCGGTCATAGGGCTCTCTTACGACCCTAAAATCGACGCTTTTCTCGAAAGCATAGGCGGCCAGCCGGCGGGAGATTTGGCGCGGGTAACTGCGGAAAAGATCATGGACGAGGCGCGGCGGGCCATTGCGGACAAAAGCCTTGCCGCCCGCCGCCATGAATTGTTAGGCGATCTGCGGGCAGGAGCGATGAAGAACGCGCATCTGGCGGTGGAACTGTTAAACGGCGGGAGGCAATTGATGTAA
- a CDS encoding DUF5693 family protein: MKKHGYSVLIFILIAAGLLSSLFISFNRHKIERANKSVDMICEYEEILLLAGMSGKPVEEVMRLFRESGATSLSIYESTLETLEKRGFFATVAGPEALARQNGQAGGEAYWERLVPGGGIKPDELYFYAPAGQDFQEIEEDLKERFGPDRLRVLKKDGPRVLALKADYEAVKEQSLSMLSSDLKKIRENGFSAVVRPSNYQPPSLRGITHTFSRIDKSGVRVAGVLFGGQETLGYPDLLPATAQEIKRRGWTLGMTEHPLQLQFDKQAGLTELAELVGYQAARLYVIEKKEQEKALDVPRAVRRWALTDEERNVRMNLIRFFWVPSPGKSILDTNLEYVALIRDQVLARGFSLGPAGIFEPRFPDRPLFIPIIFGAAAAGVLYLSMLTELLSKRRQIIFSLLAGGLLSLLFFAAPLAARQATAFFSAVIFPVLAMAWQMGNWGKGAALKNHSLPALLAVTFAQLTATVLLSLIGGLYISGILGDIRFFLEMDIYRGVKLTFLLPLFLITLVYLKRYTVLGEEIENKTGLVSQLKQLLDYPVQIKTLALLGLGLLVAYIFIARTGHTSGIGVPAVEVKIRLLLEEIMYARPREKEFLVGHPAFFLAAFAAWRGLPHIIYYCLIVGATIGQGCLVETFAHMRTPIAMSVIRAFDGLLLGGAVGIAALLAAAALFFLGRLLLGRYAGET, encoded by the coding sequence TTGAAAAAGCATGGATATAGCGTCCTTATCTTTATACTGATCGCGGCCGGGCTTTTGTCCAGCCTGTTCATCAGCTTTAACCGGCACAAAATCGAACGGGCCAACAAGAGCGTGGACATGATTTGCGAGTATGAAGAAATACTTCTGCTGGCAGGCATGTCCGGCAAACCGGTCGAGGAAGTTATGCGACTTTTTCGGGAAAGCGGCGCGACTTCGCTTTCCATATACGAAAGCACCTTGGAAACGCTGGAAAAGAGAGGTTTTTTTGCCACGGTCGCCGGCCCGGAAGCGTTGGCGCGGCAAAACGGCCAGGCGGGCGGCGAAGCCTATTGGGAGAGGCTTGTTCCCGGCGGCGGCATAAAACCTGACGAGCTATATTTTTACGCTCCCGCCGGGCAAGACTTTCAGGAAATAGAGGAAGACTTAAAGGAGCGGTTCGGGCCGGACAGGCTGCGCGTGCTGAAGAAAGACGGCCCTCGGGTTTTGGCGCTCAAAGCCGATTACGAAGCGGTAAAAGAACAAAGCCTTAGCATGTTGAGCAGCGACCTGAAAAAAATAAGGGAAAACGGATTTTCGGCAGTCGTCCGCCCCAGCAACTACCAACCGCCTTCCCTGCGCGGCATAACGCACACATTTTCCCGGATAGACAAATCCGGCGTCCGGGTCGCCGGGGTACTTTTCGGCGGGCAGGAAACGCTGGGCTACCCGGATCTGCTCCCGGCAACGGCCCAAGAAATTAAGCGCCGCGGCTGGACGCTGGGCATGACCGAGCATCCTTTGCAGCTGCAATTCGACAAGCAGGCGGGTTTGACGGAACTGGCGGAACTGGTCGGCTATCAGGCGGCGCGCCTTTATGTGATTGAAAAGAAGGAACAGGAAAAAGCCCTTGATGTGCCGCGGGCCGTCAGGCGCTGGGCGCTGACCGACGAAGAACGCAATGTGCGCATGAACCTTATACGGTTCTTTTGGGTGCCGTCTCCGGGCAAAAGCATACTTGACACCAACCTTGAATATGTCGCGCTTATCCGCGACCAAGTATTGGCGCGCGGCTTTTCCTTGGGACCGGCCGGCATTTTCGAGCCTCGCTTTCCTGACCGACCGCTCTTTATCCCGATTATCTTCGGCGCGGCAGCGGCGGGCGTACTGTATCTGTCCATGCTTACGGAACTTCTCAGCAAACGCCGGCAGATAATTTTTTCCTTGCTGGCGGGCGGGCTGCTTTCCCTGCTCTTTTTCGCCGCGCCGCTCGCGGCGCGCCAAGCGACGGCGTTTTTCTCCGCCGTTATCTTCCCGGTTCTGGCGATGGCCTGGCAAATGGGCAATTGGGGAAAGGGGGCCGCGCTGAAAAATCATTCTCTCCCCGCGCTGCTGGCCGTTACCTTTGCCCAACTGACGGCGACCGTGCTGCTGTCGCTGATCGGCGGCCTTTATATAAGCGGCATACTGGGCGACATACGGTTCTTTCTCGAAATGGACATCTACAGGGGCGTCAAACTCACTTTTTTGCTGCCGCTTTTTCTCATAACCCTTGTTTACTTAAAAAGATATACGGTATTGGGCGAGGAAATTGAGAATAAAACCGGGCTTGTCAGCCAGCTAAAACAATTGCTTGACTATCCCGTGCAAATAAAAACTTTGGCGCTTCTCGGCTTGGGCCTGCTCGTTGCTTACATTTTCATCGCCCGCACCGGCCATACCTCCGGCATTGGCGTACCGGCGGTTGAGGTAAAGATTCGGTTGCTGCTGGAAGAAATAATGTACGCACGTCCGCGCGAAAAAGAATTTCTGGTCGGGCATCCGGCCTTTTTCCTGGCGGCTTTCGCCGCCTGGCGCGGATTGCCGCATATTATATACTACTGCCTGATTGTCGGCGCAACCATAGGGCAAGGGTGCCTTGTTGAAACCTTCGCCCACATGCGCACTCCGATTGCCATGTCCGTAATACGCGCCTTTGACGGCCTTTTGCTGGGCGGCGCGGTGGGCATTGCCGCGCTGCTGGCCGCCGCCGCTTTGTTCTTTCTGGGGCGGCTGCTGCTCGGGAGATATGCCGGTGAAACATAA
- the prfB gene encoding peptide chain release factor 2 (programmed frameshift) has protein sequence MLLEEYKQEIRALARKLKEMGDSLDVAGKTERVAEFEHKMSAPDFWDNVGEAQKITQAADQLKSEVETWRSLQRQLDDAQTLWELAMEENDASLEGEIKDGLLAIGGEIDRLELDLLLGGEYDANNAILTIHAGAGGTEAQDWAEMLLRMYTRYSERARFKTELLDMLDGDEAGIKSATLFVSGHNAYGYLKAEKGVHRLVRISPFDANARRHTSFAALDVMPEIPDNVDLDINPADVRVDTYRASGAGGQHINKTDSAVRMTHVPTGIVVQCQSERSQIQNRERCRQLLRAKLFELERQKQADLKNEISGEYQAIEWGSQIRSYVFHPYSLVKDHRTGVETGNVQAVMDGAIDSFVEGYLRGRKNEK, from the exons GTGCTGCTTGAGGAATACAAACAGGAAATACGGGCGCTGGCGCGCAAACTAAAGGAAATGGGGGATTCCCTT GACGTTGCCGGCAAAACCGAGCGCGTGGCGGAATTTGAACACAAAATGAGCGCGCCGGATTTCTGGGACAATGTCGGGGAAGCGCAAAAAATCACGCAAGCGGCCGACCAGTTGAAAAGCGAAGTGGAAACATGGCGTTCGCTGCAACGCCAGCTTGACGATGCTCAAACTCTTTGGGAATTGGCGATGGAAGAAAACGACGCCAGCCTCGAAGGAGAAATAAAAGACGGCCTTTTGGCTATCGGCGGCGAAATTGACCGCCTGGAGCTGGATCTTTTGCTGGGCGGCGAATATGACGCCAATAACGCCATTTTGACAATACACGCCGGTGCCGGCGGTACGGAAGCGCAGGACTGGGCCGAGATGCTTTTGCGCATGTATACCCGTTACAGCGAGCGGGCGCGTTTCAAGACGGAGCTTCTGGACATGCTTGACGGCGACGAGGCAGGCATTAAAAGCGCTACTTTGTTTGTCAGCGGGCATAACGCCTACGGCTACCTGAAAGCGGAAAAAGGCGTGCACAGGCTTGTGCGCATATCGCCTTTCGATGCCAACGCCAGGCGGCATACTTCCTTTGCCGCGCTTGACGTCATGCCGGAGATTCCCGACAATGTAGATCTGGACATAAATCCGGCCGACGTCAGGGTGGACACCTACAGGGCAAGCGGCGCGGGCGGGCAGCATATCAACAAGACGGATTCCGCCGTGCGCATGACGCACGTTCCGACCGGGATAGTGGTGCAGTGCCAAAGCGAGCGCTCACAGATACAAAACCGCGAACGTTGCCGGCAGCTTTTGCGCGCTAAACTTTTTGAACTGGAAAGGCAGAAACAAGCCGATCTGAAAAATGAAATATCCGGCGAATACCAGGCGATAGAATGGGGAAGCCAAATAAGATCGTACGTTTTTCACCCTTATTCCTTGGTAAAAGATCACCGCACGGGAGTGGAAACAGGCAACGTGCAAGCGGTCATGGACGGCGCCATCGACAGCTTCGTTGAAGGGTATCTGCGCGGGAGAAAAAATGAAAAATAG
- the secA gene encoding preprotein translocase subunit SecA gives MFGFLGKIFGDSNGKELKKIQPCLDAVNRLEDETAKMSDAALLGRTVEFKQRLGKGETLDSLLPEAFATVREAARRALGMRHFDVQVVGGVALHQGRIAEMRTGEGKTLVATLPVYLNALSGKGVHVITVNDYLAKRDSEWMGEVYRFLGLSVGLIVHGLDFPQRKAAYAADITYGTNNEFGFDYLRDNMVVRPEQMVQRHLSYAIVDEVDSILIDEARTPLIISGPGEKSTDMYKTLARIVPQLAPEEDYTVDEKAHTVAPTEKGITKAEKLLGVKNLYEGENVELSHHFAQALKAQALMKADRDYVVKNGEVIIVDEFTGRLMFGRRFSDGLHQAIEAKEGVKVERESQTLAAITFQNYFRMYDKLSGMTGTAKTEENEFRKIYKLDVLVIPTNKENRREDLPDVVYKTKQAKYRAVVAEIIERHAAGQPILVGTTSIAQSEELSRAIKRAGVPHNVLNAKYHEKEAEIIALAGQRDAVTIATNMAGRGTDIVLGTGVADLGGLHIIGTERHESRRIDNQLRGRSGRQGDKGSSRFYLSLEDDLMRLFGSDSIAGIMDKLGMSEDEPIEHALVTRSIESAQKKVENRNFEIRKQVLDYDDVMNQQREVIYAQRRKILLDEDLRQNVVDMIARAVKNTMEIYAPKEVHPEDWNLSALIANAEDFYAPPGTLKEEELAKFSRDELAEHLEEFALLHYAEREREIGLPAMRELEKIIMLRVVDDKWMDHLDAMDMLREGIGLRAYGQKDPLVEYKVEAYDMFQAMTGAIQDDIVRYVFRVSVIAQPKVSDHLKNAQAVYVGEGEPPKKQPSRKTENIGRNQLCPCGSGKKYKQCCGRGE, from the coding sequence ATGTTTGGATTTTTGGGTAAAATTTTCGGCGACAGCAACGGGAAAGAACTAAAAAAAATCCAGCCTTGTTTGGACGCGGTAAACCGCCTGGAAGATGAAACAGCGAAAATGAGCGACGCGGCACTTTTAGGCCGCACGGTGGAATTCAAACAGCGTTTAGGCAAAGGGGAAACCTTGGACAGCCTTTTGCCGGAGGCGTTTGCAACCGTGCGGGAGGCCGCCAGGCGCGCGCTCGGCATGAGGCACTTCGACGTGCAGGTCGTCGGCGGCGTGGCGCTGCACCAGGGACGGATCGCCGAAATGCGGACAGGCGAGGGGAAAACGCTGGTCGCGACCTTGCCGGTTTATTTAAACGCTTTGTCCGGCAAAGGCGTCCACGTCATAACGGTCAACGACTATTTAGCCAAGCGCGACAGCGAGTGGATGGGCGAGGTTTACCGCTTTCTCGGCCTGTCGGTCGGCCTTATCGTCCACGGGCTGGATTTTCCGCAGCGCAAGGCGGCTTACGCCGCAGACATCACCTATGGCACCAACAATGAATTTGGCTTTGATTATTTGCGCGACAACATGGTCGTCAGGCCGGAGCAGATGGTGCAAAGGCACTTGAGTTACGCGATCGTCGACGAGGTGGACAGCATATTGATCGACGAGGCGCGCACGCCTTTGATCATTTCCGGGCCGGGCGAGAAATCCACCGATATGTACAAGACGCTGGCGCGCATTGTGCCGCAATTGGCGCCGGAAGAGGACTATACGGTCGACGAGAAGGCGCATACCGTCGCCCCGACCGAAAAGGGCATAACCAAAGCGGAGAAACTGCTGGGCGTCAAGAACCTTTACGAAGGGGAAAACGTCGAGCTTTCGCACCACTTTGCCCAGGCGCTGAAAGCCCAGGCGCTGATGAAAGCTGACCGCGATTATGTGGTCAAGAACGGCGAAGTCATCATCGTCGATGAATTTACCGGGCGGCTGATGTTTGGGCGGCGTTTTTCCGATGGGCTGCACCAGGCCATCGAAGCGAAAGAAGGCGTCAAAGTGGAGAGGGAGAGCCAGACCTTGGCGGCCATCACTTTCCAGAACTATTTCCGCATGTACGACAAACTGTCGGGCATGACCGGTACCGCCAAAACGGAGGAAAACGAGTTTCGGAAAATATATAAACTGGACGTGCTGGTGATTCCGACAAACAAAGAAAACCGCCGGGAGGATCTGCCTGACGTCGTCTACAAGACCAAACAGGCAAAATACCGGGCGGTTGTGGCCGAGATCATCGAACGGCACGCCGCCGGGCAGCCCATATTGGTCGGCACTACTTCAATCGCCCAGTCCGAGGAACTTTCCCGGGCAATAAAGCGCGCGGGCGTGCCGCACAACGTGCTGAACGCCAAATATCATGAAAAAGAGGCCGAGATCATCGCCCTTGCCGGACAAAGGGACGCCGTTACCATTGCCACCAACATGGCCGGCCGCGGCACGGACATAGTATTGGGAACGGGCGTGGCCGATTTGGGCGGGCTGCATATCATAGGCACCGAACGGCACGAAAGCCGCCGCATCGACAACCAGCTGCGCGGCCGGTCAGGGCGGCAGGGCGACAAAGGTTCCAGCCGCTTCTATCTGTCGCTGGAGGATGATTTGATGCGACTTTTCGGCTCAGACAGCATTGCCGGGATCATGGATAAATTGGGCATGTCGGAAGACGAGCCGATCGAACACGCGCTTGTTACCAGATCCATTGAGTCGGCGCAGAAAAAAGTGGAAAACCGCAATTTTGAAATAAGAAAGCAAGTCTTGGATTACGACGATGTCATGAACCAGCAGCGCGAAGTCATTTACGCCCAGCGCCGCAAGATTTTGCTGGATGAAGATCTTCGGCAGAACGTCGTGGACATGATTGCGCGCGCGGTAAAAAACACCATGGAAATTTACGCGCCCAAAGAAGTGCACCCCGAAGATTGGAACCTTTCCGCCCTTATCGCCAACGCCGAAGATTTTTATGCCCCGCCGGGGACGCTCAAGGAAGAGGAACTGGCTAAGTTCAGCCGCGACGAACTGGCGGAACATCTGGAAGAGTTCGCGCTTTTGCATTACGCCGAGCGGGAGCGGGAAATAGGTTTGCCCGCCATGCGCGAACTTGAAAAAATCATCATGCTGAGGGTCGTCGACGACAAATGGATGGATCACCTTGACGCCATGGATATGTTGCGCGAAGGCATTGGCCTCAGGGCTTACGGGCAAAAAGATCCGCTTGTTGAATATAAAGTCGAGGCCTACGATATGTTCCAGGCCATGACCGGCGCCATTCAGGACGACATAGTGCGCTATGTGTTCAGAGTGAGCGTAATTGCCCAACCGAAAGTTTCGGATCACCTGAAAAACGCCCAAGCCGTTTACGTGGGCGAAGGCGAACCGCCCAAAAAACAGCCGTCGCGCAAAACGGAAAACATAGGCCGCAACCAGCTTTGTCCCTGCGGCAGCGGAAAAAAATACAAACAATGCTGCGGGCGCGGGGAATGA